AACGACTATCGTGTCGTGGTCTTTGGCGCCGGCGGTGTTGGCAAAAGTTCCCTGGTCCTTCGCTTCATAAAGGGGACATTCCGCGAGAGCTATATACCCACCATTGAGGACACCTATAGACAGGTGAGAGTTGAATCATTTGCACAACGAGAATTTCAACTTATATCTaacgtttgttgttgctgcaggtCATAAGTTGCAATAAGAATATTTGCACACTACAAATCACGGATACGACAGGATCACATCAGTTCCCGGCCATGCAACGGTTGTCCATCTCGAAGGGTCATGCATTCATCTTGGTCTATTCGGTGTGCTCCAAACAGAGCCTCGAGGAATTGCGACCGATTTGGGCGCTTATCAAAGAGCTGAAGGTAACTTTGAAATGCCAAATTCAATGGAATTTAGAAggtcaaattaattaagttatttttagGGTGATGTGAACTCGATACCCGTGATGCTGGTGGGCAATAAATGCGATGAGAGCACTGAGCTGCGTGAGGTATCGCAAATTGAGGGACAGGCCCAGGCGACGACCTGGAGCATATCATTTATGGAGACGTCGGCCAAAACCAATCACAATGTAACCGAGTTATTTCAGGAGCTGCTCAACATGGAGAAGACGCGCACCGTTTCCTTGCAGCTCGATacgaaaaagcaaaagaagcagaaaaagGAGAAGAAATCCAAGGAGACGAATGGCGCCATACCGGAGAACGGTGAGGCGGGTGCAAGTGGCGCTGGCGTCAAGGAAAAATGTGGTGTTATGTAACGTGTTTTCCCAGCTATATTGGTGACAGACAAATACTCGCATTGGGACAGTGGCACTACTCGAAAACTCATcccataaacacacacacacaccacatatgcatatactatacatatacatatacgagtaatatatatacatacatagatacatatatatatttcacttTGGGACTGATGTTATCGGAGAACAGCCTGctgcatacaaaaaatatatattatttaattatagatgacaaatatgaaatgaaaataataagacAAGCATTACAAGTATATTTTGCATACATAGATTTTATCCACAACACCTTTTAGAAGGCGGCCAACACATCTCCCTTTCCCCCTCCCACCCGCACCACACATAAATCATATGAATTATATATGGAtacatattgatttttttctggGTTCtgagaataacaaaaatatgaaaaaacaaaaatcaaagataACTATTACATCTGAAACGTAACGGCATACATATCAAATACATAATACatacctacatacatacatacatcgcATGACATACTCGCACATACATAATGTAAGATCAACATAATGATtatgatatataaatatctcaaATGAAAAGCCAAAGTACCTATATAAAAAGacatacaatttttatctaaCTAACGATATATACTaacgacaaaaacaaattataaattacaatgtgtatttacataaaattcatTAGCTAACAGAagacaaatacatatacttaagACAATTATGGAGAATTTGTACTGGGAATTGAATCGAACCGAATGATTATTCCCAATTAATGTTGGAATCCGTTCCAATTGTTGCAAAGCCTCCTTTCTGACTATCAATCAATTGCTGTATAACTAACTATTTACCACCAAAATCTttcaaccaacaacaaaattgctaCTTTCGTCGCttgaaaatgtataaataatactCAGAATCGTACCCATATATGATGATCCTTAGGAAATACACAAACCAAAGTCGCGTGCTAATTTCTTAACAATTGTTTTcactaaaaaatgttaaacaaaaatgcatttcttttatgtatttataatggaatatgtattaatttacaattatttgctgaaatttattaatattaaaagtataatgcaaaataaattagctTTAATCAAAAGTTTAGGCTTCGCGTGGAGATCCGTTGTTTTGATTGTTCGGATTTGCAAGCATTATACCGGATTCGGATCTTCACACCAAGCAATAAGCACAATTTTTTGCCGCTCATTAAGAAATTGTAGAGTTagttctaataaaaaaaatagaaaaattaaaccatGTACATCGAATAGGGAGAAAATGTGCAAAGAATGGAGCATATAAGTTGCCTGTTTTTTAAAAacgaaatttttaatgaaatatgtatgtttaacTCGAAGTAAAAACAGTTCACAAGTTGTggtatttaacaatttatctAGTGGGTCGTAGGAGTTAGTCTATTTGAGGAAAAAATAGTTCGCGTTGTTTTGATgttaattgatattaaaatggcattagttattttgtaaaaattatgtattatgtaaacaaaacgaaaattgtTTTCGTTAACTGATGTTAAgctattgtaattattattattattattatattatgacTGCTCATTTCTTATGCACACtgtaaacacatacatatattaaaaatgccgCATGCTCGTTGTTAAGCACTGAATACGGAATATTAAACCAAAAAGatcatacataaatattaatatattaacattACATACCTAATACATACCTATATTGTTGAATTTGTGTAGTAAAATTATTAACCAAGATTTTGATAGCGGACCAATTTGCGTATAAGATTTCAGAAATCAATTTAGATAAATTCTCTCGGTTTGCCATAgatacaatacatacatagtatatattataaataattatatatatgattattacatgtgtatatgtaatCCTAATGCCAGCCTTAGTTTAAATTTACGCGTGCTTTACGTTTATCCCTCAGTTTCCATAGTTTTAGTTAGGTTTGTTAGGCTCTTGGCAGCGAAACTGGTTATGGCTTAAATGTACGTGCCGCGTATTGGAGTACAATACAGAACAATAGACATAGAATACATCAAATGAATAATTAGttgcataataattttaaggaaaaatgtaatttataatgTAATACAGCAAACataattatgtatgtttgtacatgtatgtaattcaaaagtataatttaaaatacaacgaatgaatatatttacaccgaattatttttaatttttttttatcaatatacatatattaactTATTATACACACAACATATTAGTTGTATATTAAACTAGTTTATTCATGATGAATATTTGATTATTGCTTACATTTCAAATATGCAActcataaaaacaaagagacACACTCAATGCTAATAATATGTTGTAAATATatgaacaaacaaattaagcaACACGGCATTATTGGTATATACAAATTGGAAGTGGCCGGTAGAATAATATAAACATGTAATAGAATGATTTGGGAGGCCTATTAATGACACTTAATGAAATCTTATTGTTGAAGATTtaacttataataattatcgtgcaaaaatgaaataagtacacgcaaaaataatttaaataaagaataatttaacTATGACAAAAATATCAACTGGTAACTGAATTGTTTGATAGTGTAAAATCTTATGCCAAttaactgataaaatatgtttaactaCAAATATGATCACGAACAACATACTAAGTAGGGCTTAGAACTTGCAGTAAAACGCTAAGAAGTGACAATATGATCCACATCTTCATCGTCATCCACGACTGTAAATCCAGCCTCCTGTGCAATATCTGCTGAAAAACTGCTGACGTCGAGCTgttcatttgaaatattacTTGAATTCGGTTTTTCGATTGAATTgtcttttgaattttgtgaGCTATTCGTTGGTGATGCTGGCCGAGCTTCCAGTGGCTCAAGCACATCTTGAACACCAGACACAGCCaattgtggctgctgttgggattgggattggacCAAGGTCGAACTGTGCACGACATTAAGCAGCATTCTAAGGTTTTCACCCGTCAAGCGATCTCCTGCTGCCTCATCGGCCAGCACCGCTTGCTGCGTGCCTGCAACAGGTGGAGTGGATCTCCTATGAACGAATCCCATCCATACCTTGGGACTTATGATATATTTGAAAGTCAGCTTTAACATATATCCGATCATGAAGACTAGTGCAAATGGAGCAATTAAGTTATAAGGAAACGATAAGCCCgctgtataaaaaatattaagaattacATTTTCTGACAAACTTTGAAGTAACGTTAAGACTTACTACTTAGGCTAGATATTGTGTGGGTTGTCTTCTCTAGCAGCATCtcaatttgtttaagaaatatatcaCTCGTGTATATGATGAAAACGTGATCAGGACGACAAAAtggcatatttaatttgcttgattttctgcaaataaattaaataatattgtttctTGCAAGTTCTTAAGAATGCTACTTACATTAATTTCTTCTTCTGTTGCACTTCTTGAGACTCGCTTGAAAAATAGCTGAACATCCGTGAAAACCAGGATTTATCAGCAATATCCGAATGCTGTTGATGATTATCAATTACCTCAATCATTGCATCAACTTCTAGTTTCTAGggagaaacaaacaaatttaaattctgcaTGTGTTACTATAGTATAGTTGAAAACTTACCCTATTGCATTCTAAATACGTATGGAAATAGCCATAAATGAATATACCACCTAGTATAATTACTACAACTGGGAACCGATAACGTTTTCTCACAAACCAGACGATAGCAACAGCCAGCAGCACCATCAGCATGAATTTTACCTGGTCagacaagttttttttaatagcatAAAACAGGGGAATCCATAGAAGGCAATTCCAACCTCGGATACTCTGAGCAATTGTACAAAATCCTTGAGCATCTCCTTAATAAGCGCACGCACTCCCATTTCTTGGTGTGCGTAGGAATAGTCGTTGTTGTTAGAGCCGGAAAACAAAGGCATATCTTTTGCTTTATCTAGTAATTTACTAAGCAAAATATCGAGATCCCGCACATCTTGTATGGTTTCAAGTTCTTCGACTTCAGACGGCAGCAATGTAAACAGCAGTGAACGTTTGTAAAGCTGAGAGGTTTTGCCATactaaaaaatgttgtaaaaaagttacacaaataaatgcttttacaTGACGTCATCTAGCCAAATTTGAGAAACTAAAGCACCCAAACTTACCTGCAGTTTCTTACGATTAAATACTGAATTAAcgaactttttaaaatatattaatgccAATTGATCCTGTATGGATGCAAGGGATTTCTCACTTGGCGCCTGGCATTGGCATGAATCCTCAGTGGGACGATTGGTCGTTTCTAGCGATATTTTCGTCCAGTCGTGGGGCTCCACCCAACTATCCTCGGTACAGCACACATTGTggaataacaataataaacaactaACGATTGCGTTTGGCCGCATTGcgatatttttagaataaagaTGACTATAAAATTAACTAAGACTTGACCAGGCAAACATCTGATCACAATTGCGCGGTTGTCGGTCCAGTGTTAGAAAGTTTCAACTGTGCTTGAGCTATAAAGGATAGTCTGCTGATCTATAAGTAAACAATACATATTTGCATGTATTTTTCCTTAggttttgtgtaatttgtaaACTTTTACTATTACTAACAGAttctaatattatttcattaaatacttggataaatattgcaatttacatatttggATTTTGCCTGAGCTGCATACCAAGCAGAAGCAGGCGCTGCCAGActgtttttagaaaaatataaacaataaggTAATGATGCCACCCTAGcactaaaaaaaatgactCAGAAGCAGTGTAGagctaaaataatttaataataataataataataaatcttaGCGTatcgctaaaaaaaaagtttaaaatgggCTTATTTGGCAAAACCCCTAGCAAGGATCCCAAGGAGCAGGTTAGACGTCATTCCCATTTAGCCCAATTCATTTTTGCGCATTAACAAGGCCGTTTGATGACCATGAAATGATGTCATGTTCCAGTTGTTTTGATTCTcatttgttatatttgtttatctgCATTCGCAGGTGCAAGAGTGGACGCACAAATTACGAAAAGAAGGCAATCAACTTGATAGACAAATACGAAGCATACAGCGTGAGGAGGATAAGGTGAAACGCTCTCTCAAGCAGGCTGCCCAAAAGAATGACCGGGATACTTGTATTATTCTCGCCAAGGAGATTGTAAACGCGCGCAAGGCAATAAACCGTATTTACACCTCAAAGGCGCATCTGAGTTCGATACAgatgcaaatgaaaaatcaattgtGTAAGTATAGTTTGGATATCATACAACTAATGTTTCTTAAAATCATCtgttttctttgattttcaGCTACGTTGCGGGTGGCGGGTTCTTTACAGAAATCCACGGAAGTCATGCAGGCCATGCAGAGTCTAGTTCGATATCCGGAGTTGGCAGGCATTATGCGTGATATGTCAAAGGAAATGATGAAGGCGGGTATTATTGAGGAGATGCTGGATGAGACTATGGATTCGCTGGAAGAGTCCGAGGAGTTGGAGGAGCAGGCAGCCAAGGAGGTTGACAAAGTACTCTGGGAAATTACAGATGGCAAACTGGGAGAGGCTCCATTACCACCAGAAGCAACGCCAGCTGACAGAgccccagcagcagcagcaaccgcaTCGGCATCAAGAGTTCCCGTCGAGGTcgaggatgacgatgacgaggGCGATGAGCTGCAGGAGATGCAAAGTCGTCTCGCTTCGTTGCGTTCGTAAATAAGTTGCTGTAAGAGTctaatatacacatacatatatagtatatattatatacttatGCTTGGATTcgaattcttaaaattagctTGTGATTGTTTATCATAACATCTTGCACGCCACAAAAATCCAAAACACATTACGTATCCCCGACAGTGAATTGTAAACACCAAAATAAGAGTCATGAAAtctgatttgttttttgtaagtttaaattatatacaatgcTTTGGCTCATATTATGTTAAGCTTCAGTtgttttaacattaaattttaatattttacatattatttattgcctAAGCTAACGTGTATTTGATTTACAAGCATTTTAgtgtattgaaaatttatagcATAAATTTAGGCTGTACCCAAAAATACACTGCAATTAATGAAGACGAAGAAGACCTAAAATTTGGGCTATAAATAAAAGGCGTCATTTTGAAGGGAATGCACTCCGCTTGTCTTTAATTGCAACAGAATTTAAAtgatgtaaattatttttatggctGCAAAGTTTCTTTTATCCAGTCCACATAAGCTCCAACTCGACTGTATACACCTGGCCAGCCGTTAAGGCCACAAGGTGTGGGTCCAAAGGAAACGACACCTGCCAAGAAGTAGTATGTGTTCACTTTGTTTGTGTCCAGTCCTATAAGTGGGCCACCAGAGTCACCGCGACAGGAGTCCACACCTTCCATGCCGCCGGCACACATCTGTGTGTTTTCCAGCACAATGCTCTGGCGACTATACACAGATTGGCATTCATCCAGAGTGAAGCCATCCACGGCAGCCTTGAGCTTAAGATTACTAGCCGACAGCTCCTCCGTCTTGCCCCATCCTGCCACATCCATGGAGATGCCATCGAACGTGGCCGAGCGTAGATTCGCATCCAAAGGCAGGCAAATGGGACGCACAAAGTCCGTAAACTCGATTTGGCGTGCCAAGCGCAACAGAGCGATATCGTTGACTTGGTTCTTGGAACTGGGTACGTATGATGGATGTGGTATGGTGCGCTCAACCGGCACATCCATGTGCGGCGGTGCACAATCCTTCATGCCGCGCACATCCACCTCACAGTCCGGATCTGTGGTCGTGTCCCATTCGCCCAAACGGACACCGGTGAGACGCCAGTCGGCGGGCAGGGCAGCACCATTGACACAGTGTGATGCGGTCACCACGTACCGAGTGCTGATCAGTGAACCCCCGCAGTGATGACCTTTGTTTCCAGAGCCTATAAAACAATAAGTGTTGAAATTGCTGCACTGTCATTCACAAACTCTAATGGATAGGTTACCTTTGGTATACTCCACCAGTGCCATCCAGGGAAACTCAT
The genomic region above belongs to Drosophila innubila isolate TH190305 chromosome 3R unlocalized genomic scaffold, UK_Dinn_1.0 2_E_3R, whole genome shotgun sequence and contains:
- the LOC117792509 gene encoding uncharacterized protein LOC117792509, whose translation is MRPNAIVSCLLLLFHNVCCTEDSWVEPHDWTKISLETTNRPTEDSCQCQAPSEKSLASIQDQLALIYFKKFVNSVFNRKKLQYGKTSQLYKRSLLFTLLPSEVEELETIQDVRDLDILLSKLLDKAKDMPLFSGSNNNDYSYAHQEMGVRALIKEMLKDFVQLLRVSEVKFMLMVLLAVAIVWFVRKRYRFPVVVIILGGIFIYGYFHTYLECNRKLEVDAMIEVIDNHQQHSDIADKSWFSRMFSYFSSESQEVQQKKKLIKSSKLNMPFCRPDHVFIIYTSDIFLKQIEMLLEKTTHTISSLSTGLSFPYNLIAPFALVFMIGYMLKLTFKYIISPKVWMGFVHRRSTPPVAGTQQAVLADEAAGDRLTGENLRMLLNVVHSSTLVQSQSQQQPQLAVSGVQDVLEPLEARPASPTNSSQNSKDNSIEKPNSSNISNEQLDVSSFSADIAQEAGFTVVDDDEDVDHIVTS
- the LOC117792510 gene encoding GTP-binding protein Di-Ras2, whose translation is MTEQKNQVTRAAPEQSNDYRVVVFGAGGVGKSSLVLRFIKGTFRESYIPTIEDTYRQVISCNKNICTLQITDTTGSHQFPAMQRLSISKGHAFILVYSVCSKQSLEELRPIWALIKELKGDVNSIPVMLVGNKCDESTELREVSQIEGQAQATTWSISFMETSAKTNHNVTELFQELLNMEKTRTVSLQLDTKKQKKQKKEKKSKETNGAIPENGEAGASGAGVKEKCGVM
- the LOC117792511 gene encoding charged multivesicular body protein 3, with translation MGLFGKTPSKDPKEQVQEWTHKLRKEGNQLDRQIRSIQREEDKVKRSLKQAAQKNDRDTCIILAKEIVNARKAINRIYTSKAHLSSIQMQMKNQLSTLRVAGSLQKSTEVMQAMQSLVRYPELAGIMRDMSKEMMKAGIIEEMLDETMDSLEESEELEEQAAKEVDKVLWEITDGKLGEAPLPPEATPADRAPAAAATASASRVPVEVEDDDDEGDELQEMQSRLASLRS